From a single Arvicanthis niloticus isolate mArvNil1 chromosome 19, mArvNil1.pat.X, whole genome shotgun sequence genomic region:
- the Esm1 gene encoding endothelial cell-specific molecule 1 yields the protein MKSLLLLTTLLVPLHLGMAWSAKYAVDCPEHCDNTECRSSLRCKRTVLDDCGCCQVCAAGPGETCYRTVSGMDGVKCGPGLKCHFYSEEDDFGDEFGICKDCPYGTFGMECKETCNCQSGICDRVTGRCLDFPFFQYEAAKSPSRTSASHTERDAASGDGNAVREEVGEGHAARPSVMKWLNPR from the exons ATGAAGAGCCTCTTGCTGCTGACCACACTCCTGGTACCTCTGCACCTGGGCATGGCCTGGAGCGCCAAGTATGCGGTGGATTGCCCGGAGCATTGTGACAATACTGAGTGCAGAAGCAGCCTGCGTTGCAAGAGGACAGTGCTGGATGACTGTGGCTGCTGCCAGGTGTGCGCCGCGGGGCCTGGAGAAACCTGCTATCGTACAGTGTCAGGCATGGACGGGGTCAAGTGTGGTCCGGGGCTGAAGTGTCACTTTTACAGCGAGGAGGATGATTTTGGTGACGAGTTTGGTATCTGCAAAG ACTGTCCCTATGGCACATTTGGGATGGAATGCAAAGAGACTTGCAATTGCCAGTCGGGCATCTGTGACAGGGTGACTGGGAGATGTCTGGACTTTCCCTTCTTCCAGTATGAAGCAGCCAAGTCACCCAGCAGgacctctgcctcccacacag AGCGTGATGCGGCATCTGGAGATGGCAACGCTGTGAGAGAAGAGGTTGGAGAAGGGCACGCTGCCCGGCCCTCTGTGATGAAGTGGTTGAATCCACGCTGA